In Miscanthus floridulus cultivar M001 chromosome 8, ASM1932011v1, whole genome shotgun sequence, the sequence GTCGCTGCTGAAACTGAGGCAATGCACGGTGGGCTGACCAACGCGACGGACATGGTTGAACCCGACCCGTTGACACTCACGTTGTACCCGGGCGCCACGCAGGATCGCGACATCTCGGAGGACCCAATGGTTGAGGAGTTCGCAGACTCGCTCGTCGACAGTCAGATCATCATGTGGCCTTCCCTTAAGCACCTCCCGTCAACTTCGACGACCCTACAGCTTCCGGATGAGGCACCGACGGTGGCGGCCCCTAGCTGGAGGATGCGGCAGCCTCCTGTGTGCTGCGGACACCACCCCCACGCCCCATTCAGTGGGCAGTGGACTCGCCAAAAACACACGCGGTCGACCTCACGGTGGATGGCCCTTCCAGTTCACCACCAGGGGTTACCCATCAGGCTGTGGACAACGACGACTCCGCCAAACGACGCCTCGACAGCTTCATCAACAATGTCACACGTAAGAGGGACTCTCCGCTGATTCGCGAGCCTCCCAAACAACCTCTTGCTAAGCCGGTACTACCGTGGCGGGAGCAGGCGGTTGGCGGCTCAGAGCCTCTCTCGAGTGTCAGCATCCAAACGAGATGAGGTGCTGATCATGCAACGTATGTGCTACACCAGGGATCCATCTGCGCCATCCGCTTCGGAGTTGGAGGCTTTTGATAGGCTATTCGACGGCAACCTGACTGCGTCCGAAGCCGAGGCGCTGGACGAGCTCTTCCCGGCCGTTGGAAAGGCACCTCCAGGCAGTCGTGAAGATGCAATGCCACCTAAGCCATAAAGCTACGTCGATATTGGTCGTTtccttttatgtaatatcgaaacaTGATGTCTTTCGCTAGGATGGTCCAGCTTCGGCTGTGTTAGGTCGATCTCCTTCGGTTCTCGATAGAAGCGCGTTGTATATTCTCTTTAAACTCttctccttaatacaatgatacgtaaatcttttgcatattcgaggaaaaaaaaagaatttcaTCCGCAAGCAAGCAGTAGATTCTCGCTTCAGGCTATGTGGGTTCTCGTATGTACTacctgccggcggcggcggctgctgctgctgctgctgctggcgaaGAATTCCAGGGGGCTTTGCACATGACCTCTGATGGATGCCACTGTGAGCGCTTCAAAAGCAACAGGAACCAGCAGCGCGATCGCTATCGTCGGTTATGCTGATACCCTCCCAGTCCCAACTGAAAGCCTGGAGAAGGAATGGGAGCAAGAGAGGTGTTGCTGTTCCACTTATGGTTTGTTTTAGctttttcagcttattctctctcacataatACTATTTATTCATCCGAAACCAGTCGAAATTCACTGTTCATCGGATCAGCCGAACAGGCCCATTGTACAAGCGCCTTTTGGTCATGTTGTttggcctgttcgtttggctgataagacatggctgaaagtactgttggctgatttgtcgtgagaaaaatattgttcgttggctgaaaaagtacggcttataagccaaacgaagaGAACGTTAACTGTTAAGCTGTTGTTGCTTTTGTTTGGCTCCAGTTTCCCGCAAGATTCTGCATCATTCCATGGTCGCCAAGGGCCAATGTGCCCGGCTTATCCAGAATgcggcttgttcggcttttttttcagctggaacagtatttttctctctcaataattcagccagaacagtatttttcagccagtttcagccaaaattcagcaagCCAAACGGGGGCAAAAGGAAATATTCACACATGGTGTagtgaagttttttttttgaacgcaaATTGTGCAGTGAAACTTTTACCGAGACTTACCAGTGATATAAAATATATCATGGCCCAAGGATTTCATTGGCCGGCATTGCAAAAAAGATTGTTAACTGGCGCCCCATAGTGCTGTTATATTTCAAAATCAGGGAGTCAGGGTTAGGGGGGAATATATATTTCATTGCAATTATCGAGGTAGAGAAAGAAAGCATACAAATAGCAACAACAATTTTCACGTAACGTTTAGCCTTAGACCATAGGAACGGGTGGACTAATATTTTTAGTGTAGTCTAACTAGTTGTTGGTCCCTTTCGGTAGTCCATGTATCCAAACAGTACATACAGGACTACATTTTAcatcctgttcggttggctggttcgtatggTTGCTGGTTCAttaagaagtactgttggctggtttgtgtgagagaaaaatactgtttcggctggaaatttacgatcgtttacgacaagccacagccaaacgaacaggagcTTAGTCGTCTACACTTTAGTTGGACTACAACGTCCAGGTGACCCAAACATGTCCATCACCATGTATAAGGACTTTCCATTGATCATTATTAGGATGAGATTGAAATGGGAGGTCATGGAAAAGGAGGGACATGCGTGAGATCGAGCTTATCAAAACTGTCCTTTTTGGATGCTCTCTCTGTGATAACTCCAATTGCACAAACACACAAAGCTTTGCAATGTCCATCAGTTGCCCCCGCACGAACGTTTTATGATCAGCTTTTCTTTGCTGGTTTTCAGACATGGCATCGTGACCATTCAGTTGTTTCTTCGAAAAGGTTCCCTGAATTGACCTCGACACGGGCATAGCGTGGCACATCACGGGCTATTTTCCGTACCGAGCAAAAAAGCTTCACAGATCTTGACTTGGATTCCTTtcggccctctctctctctctctctcttctccctgCTTTACCTGAACAAGGACTCCATTGCAATTTTAAATTAAATGGTCCTACATTTGTACGTACAGGAATCACTTAGAAAAGTGGCCGAGTAGACTTTAGTTTTTTTAATTAATAGTTGCTACTAGTAAATAAACAATCGCTACTGATGACATTTATCATTGTGAATAGCATATCTTGAGGTTAATTTATTCTAGTGTAGTAATGAATGCAGCACTCCTAGCTAGTTATTATGCACTATTGTAGAGGATGGAAAACAGGGACAAACCAAAGTGGTAACCCAAATTAACTGGTGAGCTGTGGAGGCGCAGGTGTGTGAAGCTATCACCCTATTTGTTtggacttgtttggcttataaatcgtatttttttagtcaacgaacagtacttttctttcacactaaatcagccaacagtattttcagctatggcttatcagctaaacaAGAGTGTAGCAGATTCAATCATGGGCAGATCATCATCAGTAAACACATTCATTCTCATTCCatacatacattcattcatattgACTGTAACAACTCATCATAAAAAGAGGAAACTAGGTGAGAATATAGTATAGAACAAGGAGTATAGTTTATACTGCGATGAAATAAAAGAGTATATAATCTGGTACATGCATTCTATATATGCAGCAGCAAAAATGCGTTGGAATGAAGCAAATTAATTAGCTCacttttgataaaaaaaattgaTTAGCTCATCACTGTGGCCCGACATCTTCACTGATGTTGGTTCCCTGCTAAAATTTAGTCCCTCTTGCTAaaatttagtccctgtcacatcggatgtttgacactaattttaagtattaaatgtagactaattacaaaactaattgcacagattgaaactaatttacgagacgaatctattaagtctaattaggctCATGTTTAGTCTTTCTAATTAGTATCTAAATACCCGATGGGACATCTACTAAACTTTAATCCCCGGATCAAACACCCACAGAAACTAACAGAAGCGGTGAGGCGAGCGGGACGTGATATTGGCACGGCTCAATCAGAGGGCAGAGCCCCCCCGCTGGCCTCGATCTAGGGCTCGAGCTCTCGAATTGAACCGCGCCAATACCCCGTCGCGGCCATTGCATTGCACCGCATGCACGAGGATCGATATATTAGCTTAGCTACCCACCTGGCCACCTGCTGGATCGATCGCATATGTACTAGAGGGTAGAGGCAGGCAGGAAGCTCCATGGACATGCATGGACTGATGGACGATGGATGGAGCGGCGGCTCCTCCTTCGCAGCACGATGGCGaagcatgaagaagaagaagaagaagcaggccaGCAGCCGGGAAATGCAGTGCCTGCCGGCGACGGCGATGAGGGCATTAATGGACGAGGCAGCGAGTTGGCGTTGGCGACGGGGAGTTTGGGGTATTTATTTAGGGAGAATGGTGTTCTTGCCCTTGTCCAGTAgtctaattgtgattttgcccctgttttttcAACTTTGCATTTTTACCCCTGCTATTTTGAAATGAAGGGTCCGTTTGCCCCTGCTTTAGACATCCGTTAGATGGACATGGATTAAacgaattaaaaaaattataaatctaaAAAGCAAAGGCGAAATGACCCCACTGCCCTCTATCCTTATCGCCTCGTCCCAAACAGAAGCACGGGTAGCCTCATCCCAATCTCCTACGCGGCTGCATCCGGTAGCGGGCTtccagcggcggcagcggcggaagAACCAGCGGGGCGGGGCTGCCTCTAGGGCGCGGGGCGCGGCTGCCTCCTGGGCGCGGCAGCTGCATCGGCGGGGCGCGGGCTTCCTCCAGGCGGCCGCGGGGAGGTCGCAGCGCCCGCCCGCGGGTCTCGGTGTGCGCAcgctgggcggcggcggctccctGCCGCGGGGCTCCGGTGGCGTCCGAACGCACGTCCCGACATCGCTGGGCGGAGGCGGCTCCCTGCGGCGGTGCGGTTGCCGGAGAGCTGTGGGGCGGCCGGGGCTCCGGAGCGCGGTGGCCGGTGCTGGGCGCGGCCCCGGCGGGTGCTGTCCCAGCCGGCGCGGCCACGGCCAGGCGCGACCCCGGAGGACGCGGCTCCGGAGAGCGGCGGCGGGGCGTGCGGCTCTACGGAGCGCGGCGGCGGGTGCCGGGCGCAGCTCCGGTGGGGCTCGACTGCCTTGCCGACGGCCGCCGATTGCTCCGCCATCGTCGCGCGGCTGTCCTCGCACACGAAGAGCCGCTAGCACCGGCTGAGGCTCCCTGACCCTCGGCGCATTCTCTTCTCCGCGCTGAGATGTCCCCGGGCGAGCGACCTTGCTGCAGGATTCGATGCGGCGGAGCCAGAGAACACTGCCTGGAGGGTCACCATCGTCGGCTCCTTCGAAGGTTGAACTATTTAGTATTGTTGCCTAATTTTCTTTTCCACTCGTGTCATTCAGGATTATAACTGCAGCGTGGAGTTCTTTCGCTCCCCATTCCTAGTCCAGGAATGGGAGATGCAAGTGAGCAATGGAAAGAAAAAGGAAACTCTCAGGCTTGATCTGGTCGAGCAATCATCATTGAAGTACAAGGATGCAGACTTTCTCATTTTCAATACTGGGCATTGGTGGACTCATGAGAAAATTGCTCTTGGGTAACTCACCTTGTTCTTTGGTTGAACAAGAATCTCCACTTCATTATTGCTTAAACACTGATGTCAGATTTAATGTGCCACAGGAAGGACTACTATCAGGAAGGTAACCATGTGTATAATGAGCTAAATGTCATGGTTGCCTTTCATAAAGCCCTTCTCACCTGGTCCAAGTGGATTGATGCCAATGTTAACCCCAGAAAAACTGTTGTGTTATTCAGAGGCTACTCAGCATCTCATTTTAGGTGTGCATCACCTTTTATATTGCAAATTACCACATGATATATTTGATCTTGGTCAACTGAACAAATATTTTGCTGTGCATCTCCACTATGCAGTGGCGGCCAATGGAATTCAGGCGGTAGCTGTGACAAGGAGAGTGAACCAATAACCAATGAACAGTACCTTTCAACCTACCCACCAAAGATGAGCATTCTGGAAGATGTGATCCACAAGATGAAAACTCCTGTTGTTTATTTGAACATAACGAGAATGACTGACTACAGAAAGGATGCACACCCTTCCATCTACCGCAAGCAGAACCTTACTGATGAGGAGAGGAGATCGCCGGAAAGATATCAGGACTGCAGCCACTGGTGCCTTCCTGGAGTACCAGATTCCTGGAATGAACTGGTTTATGCTCAACTTTTGATCAGGCAGCATCAAATGCGCCAACAATAAAGGCAACTACTGTTTTTTTTGCTGTGTACCTATATATGATCTGTTGTTTTCTAGGATAATAGTCAACACGGTGATGAAAGTAAGGTCAGCATGAGACCGAGGAACCGAGCCTTGGCCAgacaagggcaaaatcacaattaggcataaaaacaaggggcaaaatcgcatgggcattcatgtcttttgtacaaagtttaacaccgttaggggtggatgacggagcaggggcaaactgatgcttcgtgaatggcacagtaggggtaaattcacaaagtcaaaaaaataggggtaaaatcaTAATTTTGATACAAAataagggtacaaacgcaagagccccatTTATTTA encodes:
- the LOC136471983 gene encoding protein trichome birefringence-like isoform X1; the protein is MSPGERPCCRIRCGGAREHCLEGHHRRLLRSVEFFRSPFLVQEWEMQVSNGKKKETLRLDLVEQSSLKYKDADFLIFNTGHWWTHEKIALGKDYYQEGNHVYNELNVMVAFHKALLTWSKWIDANVNPRKTVVLFRGYSASHFSGGQWNSGGSCDKESEPITNEQYLSTYPPKMSILEDVIHKMKTPVVYLNITRMTDYRKDAHPSIYRKQNLTDEERRSPERYQDCSHWCLPGVPDSWNELVYAQLLIRQHQMRQQ
- the LOC136469044 gene encoding uncharacterized protein; amino-acid sequence: MAEQSAAVGKAVEPHRSCARHPPPRSVEPHAPPPLSGAASSGVAPGRGRAGWDSTRRGRAQHRPPRSGAPAAPQLSGNRTAAGSRLRPAMSGRAFGRHRSPAAGSRRRPACAHRDPRAGAATSPRPPGGSPRPADAAAAPRRQPRPAP
- the LOC136471983 gene encoding protein trichome birefringence-like isoform X2; the encoded protein is MRRSQRTLPGGSPSSAPSKDYNCSVEFFRSPFLVQEWEMQVSNGKKKETLRLDLVEQSSLKYKDADFLIFNTGHWWTHEKIALGKDYYQEGNHVYNELNVMVAFHKALLTWSKWIDANVNPRKTVVLFRGYSASHFSGGQWNSGGSCDKESEPITNEQYLSTYPPKMSILEDVIHKMKTPVVYLNITRMTDYRKDAHPSIYRKQNLTDEERRSPERYQDCSHWCLPGVPDSWNELVYAQLLIRQHQMRQQ